The Myotis daubentonii chromosome 9, mMyoDau2.1, whole genome shotgun sequence genome has a segment encoding these proteins:
- the LGR4 gene encoding leucine-rich repeat-containing G-protein coupled receptor 4 isoform X2, with translation MPGPLGLLCFLALGLRGSTEPSGAAPSLCAAPCSCDGDRRVDCSGKGLTAVPEGLSAFTLALDISMNNITQLPEDAFKNFPFLEELTLQNNQLKTVPSEAIRGLSALQSLRLDANHITSVPEDSFEGLPQLRHLWLDDNSLTEVPIHPLSNLPTLQALTLALNKISSIPDFAFTNLSSLVVLHLHNNKIKSLGRHCFDGLDNLETLDLNYNNLGEFPQAIKALPSLKELLFHSNSISVIPDGAFDGNPLLRTIHLYDNPLSFVGNSAFHNLSDLHSLVIRGASMVQQFPNLTGTVHLESLTLTGTKISSISSNLCQEQKMLRTLDLSYNNIKDLPSFNGCHALEEISLQRNQIRQIREGTFQGLISLRILDLSRNLIHEIHDRAFAKLGSITNLDVSFNELTSFPTEGLSGLNQLKLVGNFQLKEALAAKDFVNLRSLSVPYAYQCCAFWGCDSYTHSNTEDKSLQEHSVAKDKGPADAAGVTSSAENEEHSQIIIHCTPSTGAFKPCEYLLGSWMIRLTVWFIFLVALFFNLLVILTTFAPCTSLPSSKLFIGLISVANLLMGAYTGILTFLDAVSWGRFAEFGIWWEIGSGCKIAGFLAVFASESAIFLLTLAAVERSLSAKEIMKNGKSNHLKQFRVAALLAFAGAAVAGCFPLFHGGEYSASPLCLPFPTGEAPALGFTVTLVLLNSLAFLLMAVIYTKLYCNLEKEDLSEGSQAGAIKHVAWLIFTNCIFFCPVAFFSFAPLITAVSVSPEIMKSVTLIFFPLPACLNPVLYVFFNPRFKEDWKVLKRHLAKKGGSVSVSVSSQAGCVEQDFYYDCGGYSHLQGNLAVCECCESFLLTKPVSCKHLIKSHSCPALAVGSCPRPDGYWSDCGTQSAHSDYADEEDSFVSDSSDQVQACGRACFYQSRGFPLVRYAYNLPRVRD, from the exons AACCCTCCAAAACAATCAGTTGAAAACAGTGCCCAGTGAAGCCATTCGAGGACTGAGTGCTTTGCAGTCTTT GCGTCTGGATGCCAACCACATCACCTCAGTCCCCGAGGACAGCTTCGAGGGGCTCCCTCAGCTCCGACACCTGTGGCTGGATGACAATAGTCTGACAGAGGTGCCCATCCACCCCCTCAGCAATCTGCCCACCCTGCAGGCACTCACCTTGGCTCTCAACAAAATCTCCAGCATCCCCGATTTTGCATTTACCAACCTGTCGAGCCTGGTGGTTCT GCACCTTcataacaataaaattaaaagcctGGGCCGACACTGTTTTGATGGACTAGATAACCTGGAAACCTT GGACTTGAATTATAATAACTTGGGAGAATTTCCCCAGGCTATTAAAGCCCTTCCTAGCCTAAAAGAACT GTTATTTCATAGTAATTCTATTTCTGTTATCCCTGATGGAGCATTTGATGGTAATCCACTGTTAAGAACTAT ACATTTGTATGATAATCCTCTATCTTTCGTGGGGAACTCAGCATTTCACAATTTATCTGATCTGCATTCCTT AGTCATTCGTGGTGCCAGCATGGTGCAGCAGTTCCCCAATCTGACCGGGACTGTCCACCTGGAGAGTCT GACCTTGACAGGTACAAAGATAAGCAGTATATCCAGTAATCTGTGCCAAGAACAAAAGATGCTTAGGACTTT GGACTTGTCCTACAACAATATAAAAGACCTCCCAAGCTTTAATGGTTGCCATGCTCTGGAAGAAAT TTCTTTGCAACGTAATCAGATCCGCCAAATCAGAGAAGGCACTTTTCAAGGCCTCATATCCCTAAGGATACT AGATCTGAGTAGAAACCTGATCCATGAAATTCATGACAGAGCTTTTGCCAAGCTTGGGTCAATAACTAACCT AGATGTCAGTTTCAATGAATTAACGTCATTTCCTACGGAAGGCCTGAGTGGGCTGAATCAACTGAAACTTGTGGGCAACTTCCAGCTGAAAGAAGCTTTGGCAGCAAAAGACTTTGTTAATCTCAG GTCATTATCGGTACCCTATGCTTATCAGTGCTGTGCATTTTGGGGTTGCGACTCTTACACCCATTCAAACACGGAAGATAAGAGCCTCCAAGAACACAGTGTGGCCAAGGATAAAG GTCCCGCTGATGCCGCAGGGGTCACTAGCAGTGCTGAAAATGAAGAGCACAGTCAGATAATTATCCACTGCACGCCTTCAACAG gtGCTTTTAAGCCCTGCGAATATTTACTGGGAAGTTGGATGATCCGTCTTACCGTGTGGTTCATTTTCTTGGTTGCATTGTTTTTCAACCTGCTTGTCATTTTAACAACATTCGCACCCTGTACATCCCTACCCTCCTCCAAATTGTTCATAGGCCTGATTTCTGTGGCCAACCTACTCATGGGAGCCTATACTGGCATCTTAACGTTTCTGGATGCTGTGTCCTGGGGCAGATTCGCCGAATTTGGCATTTGGTGGGAGATCGGCAGTGGCTGCAAGATAGCTGGGTTTCTTGCCGTTTTCGCCTCGGAAAGCGCCATCTTTCTATTAACGTTGGCCGCTGTCGAAAGAAGCCTGTCTGCAAAAGAGATCATGAAAAACGGGAAGAGCAATCACCTCAAGCAGTTCCGCGTGGCTGCCCTGCTCGCTTTCGCGGGGGCCGCCGTGGCAGGCTGCTTCCCCCTCTTCCACGGCGGGGAGTACTCGGCCTCCCCGCTGTGCTTGCCGTTCCCCACGGGAGAGGCGCCCGCGTTAGGCTTTACGGTGACCTTGGTGCTGCTCAACTCCCTGGCGTTCTTGCTGATGGCCGTCATCTACACGAAACTCTACTGCAACTTGGAAAAGGAGGACCTCTCCGAGGGCTCGCAGGCCGGCGCGATCAAGCACGTGGCGTGGCTCATCTTCACCAACTGCATCTTCTTCTGCCCCGTGGCCTTTTTCTCCTTCGCGCCGCTCATCACCGCCGTCTCCGTCAGCCCGGAGATCATGAAGTCGGTCACGCTGATCTTCTTCCCGCTGCCCGCTTGCCTGAACCCGGTCCTGTATGTTTTCTTCAACCCCAGGTTCAAAGAAGACTGGAAGGTGCTGAAGCGACACCTGGCCAAGAAGGGCGGGTCGGTGTCCGTGTCCGTCAGCAGCCAGGCGGGTTGCGTGGAGCAGGATTTCTACTACGACTGCGGCGGGTACTCGCATTTGCAGGGCAACCTGGCCGTGTGCGAGTGCTGCGAGTCCTTCCTCTTGACAAAGCCCGTGTCGTGCAAACACTTGATCAAGTCGCACAGCTGCCCCGCCCTGGCAGTGGGCTCGTGCCCAAGGCCAGACGGCTACTGGTCGGACTGTGGCACGCAGTCGGCCCATTCCGATTACGCGGATGAGGAAGATTCCTTTGTCTCCGACAGCTCTGACCAGGTGCAGGCCTGCGGACGAGCCTGCTTCTATCAGAGTCGAGGATTCCCCTTGGTGCGCTATGCTTACAATCTGCCCAGGGTGAGAGACTGA